In Gossypium arboreum isolate Shixiya-1 chromosome 6, ASM2569848v2, whole genome shotgun sequence, the following are encoded in one genomic region:
- the LOC128293833 gene encoding uncharacterized protein LOC128293833 — translation MIFDMFINLNAGSCAPISIGMLPLKKLQEISKCDKRVCEANDVDFPGRNVTNEEIKVALFDIAPFKAPGSDGFQASFFQNQLDTTGEDICGWVKNVFNGGIIDPEFNNTLIVLIPKVQNPNNFSQFRPISLCSVLYKLVMKIISNRIKIIFSKIIGQEQAGFITGRSIIDNVIIAQEVLHSMRVKKSLQWMAIKIDLEKAYDRVRWDFVEASLIATGIPSHLIKVIMNAIMLSSMQVLWNGVPTQKFKLVRGIRQGCPLSPYLFVLCMEWLGYRFHGSILAREWSPIRLSYSGLSLSHLFFAYDLVVFGRADVVHSGLLTKFLSNFCEISGHKVNARKTKVFFSMGVNISSRNEIKDILGFQKVNNLGHISGFHFFIEELPRGVCDAIEGLTRQFIWGVVEGKRKIALVKWEDLCQPKVNGGLGFRRLSDQNSAFMMKLRYNLIYKTGTLWVQVLRGKYEMKDTMPDSIMRSSCSYMWRAVARVWPLLHSFMMWPIGNGKTVRCWEDCWVSNKGPLKNYVSGHGFFDPKTTVTEMVLPNGEWNLSLFRLWLPEDVVKRIISILPPMIQVGLDSLSWSRTTSRVSFFCEECLLCFERGILASARDEMEKDLENSSWAKHFLYTFNEGMDSQQKQLPIHQNSGMCVVLNTDGVVHSVSGLSADNLANVISITESKAGGSKNALIKRIQQILVSEENWFLTYVPRETNRVVDALAKISLSSGYSLLIFESPPTRIKYILQEDNFTDNSPMNHPM, via the exons ATGATTTTTGACATGTTTATAAACCTCAATGCTGGTAGTTGTGCTCCAATTTCAATTGGAATGTTGCCATTGAAGAAATTGCAGGAGATTTCTAAATGTGACAAACGCGTTTGTGAAGCAAATG ATGTGGATTTTCCTGGGCGAAATGTTACGAATGAAGAAATAAAGGTTGCTCTTTTTGACATAGCACCTTTTAAAGCCCCTGGTAGTGATGGGTTTCAAGCTAGTTTTTTTCAGAATCAATTGGATACTACCGGAGAGGACATATGTGGTTGGGTTAAAAATGTCTTCAATGGTGGCATCATTGATCCTGAGTTTAATAACACTCTTATTGTGTTAATTCCAAAGGTGCAGAATCCAAATAATTTCTCTCAATTCAGGCCGATCAGTCTTTGTTCTGTGCTGTACAAGTTAGTCATGAAGATTATTTCTAATAGAATTAAGATCATCTTTTCGAAGATCATTGGCCAAGAGCAAGCAGGTTTCATTACTGGACGAAGCATTATTGACAATGTCATAATCGCTCAGGAAGTCTTGCACTCTATGAGAGTTAAGAAGAGTCTCCAGTGGATGGCTATTAAGATTGATCTGGAAAAGGCGTATGATAGGGTTAGATGGGACTTTGTGGAGGCTTCGCTCATCGCAACAGGTATTCCTTCTCATTTGATTAAAGTTATTATGAATGCTATCATGCTTTCTTCTATGCAGGTTCTATGGAATGGTGTGCCAACTCAGAAGTTTAAGCTGGTAAGGGGTATTCGCCAAGGGTGTCCCTTGTCTCCATATCTTTTTGTTTTATGCATGGAGTGGTTGGGTTATAGATTTCATGGAAGCATCTTAGCAAGGGAATGGAGTCCTATTCGGCTTTCGTATTCTGGACTGAGTCTTTCGCATTTGTTTTTTGCTTATGATTTGGTGGTCTTTGGCAGAGCTGACGTGGTGCACAGTGGTCTCCTTACAAAGTTTCTTAGTAATTTTTGCGAGATTTCTGGTCACAAAGTTAATGCTAGGAAAACAAAAGTGTTCTTTTCTATGGGGGTTAATATATCTTCAAGAAATGAGATCAAGGACATACTTGGTTTTCAAAAAGTCAATAACTTAGGTCATATCTCGGGGTTCCACTTTTTCATAGAAGAGTTACCAAGA GGAGTCTGTGACGCCATTGAAGGTCTAACAAGACAATTCATTTGGGGCGTCGTGGAAGGCAAAAGGAAGATAGCTTTAGTTAAATGGGAAGACCTCTGTCAGCCTAAAGTTAATGGAGGTCTTGGTTTTCGTCGATTGAGTGATCAGAATAGTGCTTTTATGATGAAACTTAGATACAATCTTATTTACAAAACTGGAACTCTTTGGGTTCAGGTTCTCAGAGGTAAGTATGAAATGAAGGATACTATGCCTGACTCTATAATGAGGAGTAGTTGTTCTTATATGTGGAGAGCTGTTGCCAGAGTATGGCCCTTGTTGCATAGCTTTATGATGTGGCCCATTGGTAATGGTAAGACTGTTCGGTGTTGGGAGGATTGTTGGGTTTCTAATAAAGGACCCCTCAAAAACTATGTTTCGGGGCATGGCTTTTTTGATCCTAAGACCACTGTTACTGAGATGGTTTTGCCTAATGGGGAGTGGAATCTTTCCCTTTTTAGATTGTGGTTACCTGAAGATGTGGTGAAGCGCATCATTAGCATTCTGCCTCCCATGATTCAGGTTGGGTTGGATAGTCTCTCTTGGTCAAGAACGACGTCTAGAGTTAGTTTTTTCTGTGAAGAGTGCTTATTATGCTTTGAAAGAGGAATCTTGGCATCCGCAAGAGATGAAATGGAGAAAGATTTGGAAAATTCCAG TTGGGCAAAGCATTTTCTTTACACCTTCAATGAAGGGATGGATTCGCAGCAAAAGCAGCTTCCAATTCATCAGAACTCAGGTATGTGTGTAGTTCTTAATACTGATGGTGTTGTTCACTCTGTGTCCGGTCTTTCTGCT GATAATCTCGCAAATGTGATCTCGATCACTGAAAGCAAGGCTGGTGGTTCAAAAAATGCACTTATTAAGAGGATACAACAAATTCTGGTGTCAGAAGAAAATTGGTTCTTGACTTATGTTCCCAGAGAAACCAATCGGGTTGTTGATGCTTTGGCTAAAATATCACTGTCAAGTGGTTACTCCTTGCTTATTTTTGAGTCACCTCCTACCAGGATTAAATATATTTTGCAGGAAGATAATTTTACTGATAACTCCCCCATGAATCATCCTATGTAA